Genomic segment of Malus domestica chromosome 15, GDT2T_hap1:
TGAGTATTTTTAATGCTGGATCGTCATCAAAATTTTGATCCATATGTTACTGGTCTCTTTTTTATTGTGTGCAGTGGGATGCTGGTGCCTGTAACAAAAGAAAGCGCGGTCCTCCAaataaggaaaagaaagaaaggaagaaggTATTTTGCAGTTGTTACTTTGTTTCAAAGAGATCTTATTGTTATATTCGTAAGAACTCGCCCTGACGCATTCCAATACCTTGTTGGCTTATATAAATATCTCCTTTATGAACAACGCATTGTACAGGCAAAAGAACGAAAGAAACGAGCAGAGAAGAACAGGGAACTTGGTGTTAAAAGGCTGAAACTGCAACCATTACAAAAACCAAAGCCTGTAGCATATTGCCGCCATTACCTGAACGGAAAGTGCAATCTGGTATGTATTGTGTTCTCAGTTATATCATTTGTTTTTTCATTATACTGAATGTTTAACTGACTAGAGTTTCACTTTACGAATCTCCTAGAGCAGGGTGCATTCTTGTTGCTTATTGCTTATTGACTTATTGTTATCatattttatctttgtttaacaGGGTGACCAGTGCAAGTATTCACATGATACAGTGCCGTTAACAAAATCCACGGTACGCCCACTTCGACTGTGTTTTTAATACGCCCTATTTGCTAAGCCACTGCCCTTTTGAAGATACATGAAAGGTCTAAtgaattttccttattttctatTCTGGTGCTTCAGCCCTGTGGCAAATTTGCACGGAATGAGTGCATGAAAGGGGATGACTGCGGATATGATCATGACCTCTCTAAGTATCTCTGTCACCATTTCAAAGACAATGGTTTCTGCGGCAGAGGTGATAGTTGTCTGTTTTCACACAAGGTAAACTTTGTCTTTATAATCTGTTAATTTCAGTCACTTGCAATGTAATGGAAAGGTATATCATTACACTATGTTACATCTTTATCTTTGCCAGCTATCTATCCTGAATAGTTATCACTAGAGCTTACCTAGTACATTTGCTGCTAAATTAAGTTTAATCGCTAATCAAGTTTACAATGTTTCTCAGATGCCATCCAAGGAAGAGAGTGAAACTACTGCTTGTAAACCTGAATTGAAGCCTCCCATGGTACAGAGTAATTCCAGGTCTCAACAAGTAAACATCGGTGGTGCATCCCAGCAGAATGTCCATGCCTTGGGCTTCTCAACGGGAATCCATTCTCGCAATAATACTAAACAGAATGTGACGGAGAATGTTTTGAAGAAACCTGAACTAGCTACCAAAGGGATTAGCTTTCCCTCTGTTGAGAACTCATCATTGGTTCATTCTAGTATGTCTAAGCAAGGAGGCGTAACCCCTGATAGGAATACGGGTACCAAAGCTGGGAGCCAAATAGATCAAAGTCCATTCAGTTCCATTCAAAATTCCAATGAGATTTTAAAGAGAACACCAGTAACCACTCCTAAAggaataaattttttatcatttgccAAGGCTTCACCAGATGCTGCAAGAGGTAAAAGCCAAGTCAGCCATCAGACCAGCCCAGGTGTGTCAGAGACTGTACAAAACTCAAATGGGATGCTAAAGTCTGATAAAACAGCAGCATCGCTGGGAACAAGCTTTAATCCTTTTGGGAAATGTTCGGTAGCTAGTCCTACTGGTGGTCAAAACTTGAATGCGATGCTACAGGTTAATCTACCGGCAGCATCGCACAGAACAAACTTTAATCCTTTTGGGAACTCTTCGCTAGCTGGTTCTGGTAGTGACCAAAACTTGAAAGGCATTCAACCAGCAGAATCTCAGGGGACAAGCTTTAATCCTTTCCGGAAATCTTCGGTAACTAGTTCTAGTAGCGACCAGAACTTGAATGGGATGCTACAGAATAATCAACCAGCAGCATCGCAGGGAACAAGCTTTAATCCTTTCGGGAAATCTTCTGTAACTAGTTTTAGTAGTGACCAAAACTTGAGAGGGATTCTACAGGCTCATCAACCGTCAGCATCGCAGGGAACAAGCCTTAATCCTTTCGAGAAATCTTCGGTATCTAGTTCTAGTACAGTAAATCCAGATAGCTTGACTTCCTGCTGGGGTAATGGTAGCAATAGGGATTCCCGTGAGAGTCAAAATACAGCTGATAAACCCCAAAATTCAAGTGCGGTCTCATTGAGGCTGCCACCTTCTCCACTTACTTCAGGTCAATCTTCAGATCATGTAGCATCCAAGTTTTGTAAAGGTACAGCAAATTCATTCCAGAGGGGACTCTTTTCTACCCTAGCATTTGCAGCGAAGTATAGAGCTCAAAACATGAACCAGTCAATTGGTTCAACTGATGCTCAAGTCGATAAAGGAAACTAGAATAGCAGCATCAGCTACAGGTTCGCAGAATGATTCAGCAAAAGCTTTTGAAATTTTGGATTTCTTGTCTCATATTGGTAGTAAAACCAACCGGTGAGTGTGTTGCATGGTGTTAAACAGTGAATGGCTCTGTAGACAGGATTGAGTTGCAAGAAGGGGATACTGCTGCCAGAACTGAGATTGTTGTTTGTTCAGATTGGTCAAATATACCGTGAAATATAGAAAGGTAGTAGGCTAGGCGGCATCTCACGTGCTCTTAGTCTGCACAAGTAGTAAGTCATTCGTACAAATTCAGCTGTCAACAAGGTACAGTTTGCATTTTTTCAAATATCGATGTAAGTAATATTTCCTTACATGTTCTTGAAGAGGTAGTAATTTGGCACTGTGGTTTAACAGGTAAAggcttcttttaattttatgttgtttCTATTTCTTTATTAAAAGTAAATTCAAGGAATTTGATGGTTCCAAATATAATGGATTTTGGCGACTCAGGATCTTCTTCATTGAATTAATTTCATCCTggccaaattttgtaaatcgaTACTCGATGAATACCAATCTCATGTGGCTGCATTCTTAAAGTTGAGTTCCCACTCCCTAGCAATTTCTTTAGTTATTTGCTTCTTCGGTTGCAACTTTGTTCTTGTTGCTTTCATGCTTCGGTTTAGTAAAAACCTAAAGTCTTATGTGCTATATTTGTGTAAAACAGATGTTCGTGATAACATTCTTTTGCATCACTCTGGAAAAGTGGAAATCCACCCACTTTCTGCCACTGCTGGAAAACAGATCGTTTAGGTATCGGATTTACTTACTAATCTGCTGCTCTTTTCTAATAATCCAAGGAGTCGTACTATACATGAACGTGTAGCATACATTGCATTTTAAGTGACTCAGATCGACTCGCTAAATTCTCTTAGACCCTTGAATTTCGGCATGTTATTGCTGTAAGATCATCCAGCACGTAACTTGGGCTAGTCAAATTACGCGGGAACTTTTGTAATGCAGTAGCTATTGGATTGTATGTAAGATATTTGGCGCTATTGTGTTGTTAACTTATTTAATCTTCAGATGTTAGACTAAACATATTGCAACTTTGTTAATCTTAGGCTTATTATACaaaatagtccctgagatttgcatgatcaatagaaatggtgtCTAATATTGtacaccatccatgattttggtcattacgttaaaaactctttgggcaattttcaaagttccGTAACTCAATTGatttttaaccaaattcaacccataatatatcaaaatgaagataagaaagtgtagaacaagattatatctatttggaagcccaatgattgacagagatggtcggaaaatagccttaaaggtgactggtccgagggaaaactggaaaactcgtcggaaactgggtaaattttaaacgttcataacttcttcaatactcaacaaaatcgagtgattcaaaaacgaaaatcatacttcttgacgagacgaagagaatggtatctttttCGGAGGCTAACTTGCCGTGGTTTGGTCGAACAACGGCGCGAAGGTGGATAACCATTTTCAAGTTAGCCACTTTTGAgcagttttccggccaaaccacggtgagttaGCAATCAAGAAAGAtgccattctcttcgtctcgtcgagaagtatgattttcgttttgaatcactcgatttcattgagtattgaagaagttatgaacgtttaaagtttacccagtttccggtgaaTTTTCTAGTTTTCCCGTGGACCAGTCACCTTGcaggctattttctggccatctccggcaatcattgggcttccaaataggtataatcttgttctacattttcttatcttcattttgatatattatgggttgaatttggttaagaattgattgagttacgaaacttgaaaattgcccaaagggtttttaacggaatgaccaaaatcatggatggtggacaatcttagagaccatttcaagtgttttttcgGATTCAcctgcatttttactaagaattggattcaaaaatatttttacaaaaagtgtttttagtcattttaaaaatactttcaaacgatttataatatatatatataatggtctTTTGCTATATTGCAAATAAATTACACATCAGAAAAACATTTTAGGTTGTCTTCTGCTATAAcggaaatattttattaaaattaaagtgTTTTAATAACATTttactaaataaataaagtaaatacacttttaagtgttttaataaCATGTTaccaaataaataaagtaaataaacactttaaaatttaaaagaaaattcattAACTTCATTCACTCAACGGCACATGATGCTTTGAATGAATGACGTTTATGGAAATTCAAGTGACATTAGTAGAGCTTTATATTTGGCAAATAAAGacaaacaactgattgaatgcAAATGagaaaaatcaacaaaagtGACCGTATAATCATGACGATTTAAACTATCGAAAGAATATCTAACAATCAAGGAATTGCCACGTAATCTTCTAATGGAGTCCGAAGATGGATCGATTTCATTGATTCAATTACAGACAAGGTTCTAAAAtacgctagtcgggcggcaggCTGGGGCCTAGTGCCTAGCTGGCTAGGCAGGGCCTAGGTAGGCGCTTgggcagatttaagtaaatctattatatttcatgtaaataaatgtgtttatacttaaaatatatgtaATTACATCATAACTACAACatataatgacatatatatatatatatatatatatatatatgaagtattggaatgtaatgaaaacatgggaaacTAGCATATAaaatgtgttcatttaagtatccaacaagtcatttacaatttattaaaaaaataaaatgcaaaatgaaaggtttttttttttttttttatctaagttggtcgcaacctaggcgggtctaAGTGGGTTAGGCAGGTCTAAgcgggctaggcgggtgcctaaaCGGTTTAGGTGGGCGCCTCAACAGGTCTAGGtaccatttcttaatttttaaataccTAGACATTAATCGAGGCGGTGGCCAGCCGCCTAACTCCTAGGCGGTGCTAGgcagggatttttagaacagtgattACTGGGAATGgttttaaactaatttttggaCATGTTAAAGGTAGTGATAATACATTAGCTGATATTTTATCAAGACTAATTCATTGGACATGAATGAAAGATCATGGACCATCATCCTTAAATAGCATATGACCACAAGGCATAAGAGAACCTTTCAGTACCATAATGATGCATCATGGACCTCCATCATTCAGGGGATTCCAAAATAGCATAAGTAGACCAACATCACCACCAATACCTACCTTAACTTTATTGGCCTTGTAGttgaaagaattaaaatcctacTATGAGGCATAGGTCAAAGGTATCAGGACTCACTAATAAGTGAAGGGTTCTCTTAGATAACTTTTGGAATGTTCAAATTAAGCAACCGAGTATGAGCTTAGGTCAtacaaaattaattagagatttaaagcaagagtttgatagtttaattttaattttcatcaaaGCCAACACcatattcattctcttgaacACAACATCCAAACCCTTTTCTGGAGATCATGAGGCATTAATTATCCAATTCACCAAAATAAACCAAGATGCAGTGGCAAGTAACACCTtgaaaagagaattgaaaattgaaaatgataaGTAACACATTGAAAAGAGAAATGAAAACGACAAGTAACACCTTaa
This window contains:
- the LOC103400820 gene encoding uncharacterized protein, translated to MEENKIETERPSQTPIVFPPRRRRHLNSGTYRTLVRIFSHFDESQHLVSDQNVPQELNRDNGNNESVQEAEKEVPENVELVGPDGAKGRVADECCNGNGFRERIEQIESLLSVEENEDFSGLEDTIGIENILAIDLKDMGYFPEQMLVDEPELVVKGNCEPSAASLDQNQNGSDKAALLTNEEEHVETVTSQDSVQMVSVSHGSSLKTVELTESLNPRESTEQKHSLSKTSALDVEPIMQLESMELQTPVSAEGAIELSIPITEVGAIKETEIFSQNVPEAFDFSLNKDMVAEASKPTDYSKDKSLLPETNSLEVVLEMPEKFKETEKPVCDITAMSSTNHTDDGDIEEGEISGDDGMDGRPSDELLQDTVVLGEQKVHKGQISKDVIDRKEQLCEEVNYKDFGSSSFLVDVVEDGKIGRGVELRESRRTDMVCRPGVVQGQNVSDSHPLLDGGRIEMKDNRVEMGVDWSGAGNHGTASEEKWDAGACNKRKRGPPNKEKKERKKAKERKKRAEKNRELGVKRLKLQPLQKPKPVAYCRHYLNGKCNLGDQCKYSHDTVPLTKSTPCGKFARNECMKGDDCGYDHDLSKYLCHHFKDNGFCGRGDSCLFSHKMPSKEESETTACKPELKPPMVQSNSRSQQVNIGGASQQNVHALGFSTGIHSRNNTKQNVTENVLKKPELATKGISFPSVENSSLVHSSMSKQGGVTPDRNTGTKAGSQIDQSPFSSIQNSNEILKRTPVTTPKGINFLSFAKASPDAARGKSQVSHQTSPGVSETVQNSNGMLKSDKTAASLGTSFNPFGKCSVASPTGGQNLNAMLQVNLPAASHRTNFNPFGNSSLAGSGSDQNLKGIQPAESQGTSFNPFRKSSVTSSSSDQNLNGMLQNNQPAASQGTSFNPFGKSSVTSFSSDQNLRGILQAHQPSASQGTSLNPFEKSSVSSSSTVNPDSLTSCWGNGSNRDSRESQNTADKPQNSSAVSLRLPPSPLTSGQSSDHVASKFCKGTANSFQRGLFSTLAFAAKYRAQNMNQSIGSTDAQVDKGN